The following proteins are encoded in a genomic region of Micromonospora olivasterospora:
- the dcd gene encoding dCTP deaminase, with protein MLLSDRDLVSELKAGALALEPFEPTLVQPSSIDVRLDKLFRVFNNHLYTHIDPSVQQDDLTSVVEVPDGQPFVLHPGEFVLASTLEVISLGDQLAGRLEGKSSLGRLGLLTHSTAGFIDPGFSGHVTLELSNVANLPITLWPGMKIGQLCIFRLSSPAEHPYGSAVYGSRYQGQRGPTPSRSWQNWRTWPTR; from the coding sequence ATGCTGCTCTCCGACCGCGACCTCGTCAGCGAGCTGAAGGCTGGCGCCCTCGCGCTGGAGCCGTTCGAGCCGACCCTGGTGCAGCCGTCGAGCATCGACGTACGCCTGGACAAGCTCTTCCGGGTCTTCAACAACCACCTCTACACGCACATCGACCCCTCCGTGCAGCAGGACGACCTGACGTCGGTGGTGGAGGTGCCCGACGGCCAGCCGTTCGTGCTGCACCCGGGCGAGTTCGTGCTCGCCTCGACACTGGAGGTGATCTCGCTCGGCGACCAGCTCGCTGGCCGCCTCGAAGGCAAGTCGAGCCTGGGCCGGCTCGGGCTGCTGACCCACTCGACCGCCGGCTTCATCGACCCCGGCTTCTCCGGGCACGTCACGCTGGAGCTGTCGAACGTGGCGAACCTGCCGATCACCCTGTGGCCCGGAATGAAGATCGGGCAGCTGTGCATCTTCCGGCTCTCGTCGCCGGCCGAGCACCCGTACGGGTCGGCCGTCTACGGCTCGCGCTACCAGGGGCAACGCGGCCCGACCCCGAGCCGGTCCTGGCAGAACTGGCGCACCTGGCCGACCCGCTGA
- a CDS encoding zinc metalloprotease, whose amino-acid sequence MGLRPNLLTRRTAGVASTTLALLLSTAAVGVVPTASAFSAAPSDACVEPADVHTDARIKAGGHAKHEPNELTSAQVREREADLAAALRERANFRPGAGATPVASVTIPVVVHVIQRDSTRAGGNIPDSMITQQISVLNEAYAGATGGAATAFGFQLQRINRVTNPAWYPIVQGSSAERSMKTTLREGGKNTLNIYLGELSDDLLGWATFPQKKLNSMDGVVVLSESLPGGTATNYNQGDTGTHEVGHWLNLYHTFQGGCTGSGDGVGDTPAEASPAFQCPTGRDTCTATGLDPITNFMDYTYDSCMYQFTPGQASRMLTAWNAYRAA is encoded by the coding sequence ATGGGACTCCGTCCCAACCTGCTGACCCGGCGTACCGCCGGCGTCGCGTCGACGACCCTCGCGCTGCTGCTGAGTACGGCCGCAGTGGGCGTCGTCCCGACCGCTTCGGCCTTCTCCGCCGCCCCGTCGGACGCCTGCGTCGAGCCGGCCGACGTCCACACGGACGCCCGGATCAAGGCCGGTGGCCACGCCAAGCACGAGCCGAACGAGCTGACCTCCGCCCAGGTCCGTGAGCGCGAGGCAGACCTGGCCGCCGCCCTGCGCGAGCGGGCCAACTTCCGCCCCGGCGCCGGGGCCACGCCGGTGGCGAGCGTGACCATCCCGGTCGTCGTCCACGTCATCCAGCGGGACAGCACCCGGGCCGGCGGCAACATCCCGGACTCGATGATCACCCAGCAGATCAGCGTGCTGAACGAGGCCTACGCCGGCGCCACCGGCGGCGCGGCCACCGCTTTCGGCTTCCAGCTTCAGAGGATCAACCGGGTCACCAACCCGGCCTGGTACCCGATCGTGCAGGGCTCGTCGGCTGAGCGCTCGATGAAGACCACCCTGCGCGAGGGCGGCAAGAACACGCTGAACATCTACCTCGGCGAGCTGAGCGACGACCTGCTCGGCTGGGCGACGTTCCCGCAGAAGAAGCTCAACAGCATGGACGGCGTGGTCGTGCTGAGCGAGTCGCTGCCGGGCGGCACCGCCACCAACTACAACCAGGGCGACACGGGCACCCACGAGGTCGGCCACTGGCTGAACCTGTACCACACCTTCCAGGGCGGCTGCACCGGCTCCGGCGACGGCGTCGGCGACACCCCGGCCGAGGCCTCGCCGGCGTTCCAGTGCCCGACCGGGCGGGACACCTGCACCGCGACGGGCCTGGACCCGATCACCAACTTCATGGACTACACCTACGACTCGTGCATGTACCAGTTCACCCCCGGTCAGGCGAGCCGGATGCTGACCGCGTGGAACGCCTACCGCGCGGCCTGA
- a CDS encoding VOC family protein: MFSLQGAHEILVRPEIGPREGFGGPQPTIFLIRDDEPKNGRARLHIDVNPTDRDQDAELERLLAAGAKLVDIGQPAEASWHVLADPEGNEFCLLRRRLDPL, translated from the coding sequence TTGTTCTCGCTGCAGGGAGCCCATGAGATCCTCGTGCGGCCGGAGATTGGCCCGCGCGAAGGGTTCGGCGGCCCGCAGCCGACGATCTTCCTCATCCGCGACGACGAGCCGAAGAACGGGCGTGCCCGGCTGCACATCGACGTCAACCCCACCGACCGCGATCAGGACGCCGAGCTCGAGCGCCTCCTGGCCGCCGGGGCCAAACTCGTCGACATCGGTCAGCCCGCCGAGGCGTCCTGGCACGTCCTCGCCGATCCGGAAGGCAACGAGTTTTGCCTGCTCAGGCGCCGCCTCGACCCACTCTGA
- a CDS encoding VOC family protein yields the protein MTHRPRLALATTVLDAPDAQELAAFYERLLGWSREQDEPHWVVLRPPGGGTGLSFQTEPAYVRPVWPGGPHEPRLMAHLDIEVDDLDVASAHAVAAGATVADFQPQEDVRVHFDPAGHPFCLFVES from the coding sequence ATGACGCATCGACCTCGGCTGGCGCTGGCCACCACCGTGCTGGACGCGCCCGACGCCCAGGAGCTCGCCGCCTTCTACGAGCGACTGCTCGGCTGGTCGCGGGAGCAGGACGAGCCGCACTGGGTTGTGCTGCGACCGCCGGGCGGCGGCACCGGCCTGTCCTTCCAGACCGAGCCGGCGTACGTCCGACCGGTCTGGCCGGGCGGCCCGCACGAGCCGCGGTTGATGGCGCACCTCGACATCGAGGTCGACGACCTGGACGTGGCCTCCGCCCACGCGGTGGCCGCCGGTGCGACGGTGGCGGACTTCCAGCCGCAGGAGGACGTACGGGTGCACTTCGACCCGGCCGGCCACCCGTTCTGCCTCTTCGTCGAGAGCTGA
- a CDS encoding LLM class flavin-dependent oxidoreductase, producing MRIGIVILPDQRWSESQRRWRQAEEWGFDHAWTYDHLGWRDLVDGPWFDSVATLTAAATVTSRIRLGTLVASPNFRHPAAFARQVTALDDVSGGRFLLGLGAGGIGFDSAVLGGETLPPRHRVDRFAEFTELLDLILREDGTTWRGDWFAAVDARSNPGCVQTPRVPFVLAANGPRSMRLAARFGQGWVTTGAGGDDLEGWWGTVATLSDRMDRTLAEAGRDPAMLDRYLSLDSAPVFSLSSADFFAAQVRRAADLGFTDVVTHWPRVSSWYAGDEAVLVDVATRLLPELRGTGARG from the coding sequence ATGCGGATTGGCATCGTGATCCTGCCCGACCAGCGCTGGTCGGAGTCGCAACGCCGGTGGCGGCAGGCGGAGGAGTGGGGCTTCGACCACGCCTGGACGTATGACCACCTGGGCTGGCGGGACCTGGTCGACGGGCCGTGGTTCGACTCGGTGGCGACGCTGACCGCCGCCGCCACGGTGACCTCCCGGATCCGGCTGGGCACCCTCGTCGCGTCGCCCAACTTCCGGCACCCCGCGGCGTTCGCCCGCCAGGTCACCGCCCTCGACGACGTCTCCGGTGGCCGGTTCCTGCTCGGCCTCGGCGCGGGCGGCATCGGCTTCGACTCCGCCGTCCTCGGCGGCGAGACGCTGCCGCCGCGCCACCGGGTCGACCGGTTCGCCGAGTTCACCGAGCTGCTCGACCTCATTCTGCGCGAGGACGGCACGACCTGGCGCGGTGACTGGTTCGCCGCCGTCGACGCCCGCAGCAACCCGGGCTGCGTCCAGACCCCGCGGGTGCCGTTCGTGCTGGCCGCCAACGGTCCCCGGTCGATGCGCCTGGCGGCCCGGTTCGGCCAGGGGTGGGTGACCACCGGCGCGGGCGGTGATGACCTGGAGGGCTGGTGGGGGACGGTGGCGACGCTGTCCGACCGGATGGACCGGACGCTGGCCGAGGCGGGCCGCGACCCGGCGATGCTGGACCGCTACCTCTCCCTGGACTCCGCCCCGGTGTTCTCGCTGAGCAGCGCCGACTTCTTCGCCGCGCAGGTTCGGCGGGCCGCCGACCTCGGCTTCACCGACGTGGTGACGCACTGGCCGCGCGTCAGCAGCTGGTACGCCGGGGACGAGGCGGTCCTGGTGGACGTCGCCACCCGCCTCCTGCCGGAGCTGCGTGGAACTGGTGCCCGGGGGTGA
- a CDS encoding phosphoribosyltransferase family protein, protein MPAELSERLVELFRWIDPGPQSDHLVSDVSGWWRDPAVLAGLGPALAAPFRDARPTVVLAPAVTGLLLGPLAATSLGVGFVPAYKAGDGRAPAGPTTWAQSPPDFRGRRVDLGVRDRHLGPGDRVLVVDDWVATGAQLQALYAICAARGARVIGTSAVVVDCPPALATELRVRGLVDAERLG, encoded by the coding sequence ATGCCCGCTGAGCTGAGCGAACGCCTGGTCGAGCTGTTCCGGTGGATCGATCCCGGCCCGCAGAGCGACCACCTGGTCAGCGACGTCTCCGGCTGGTGGCGGGACCCGGCCGTGCTGGCGGGGCTCGGGCCGGCCCTGGCCGCGCCGTTCCGGGACGCCCGGCCGACCGTGGTGCTCGCCCCGGCCGTCACCGGGCTGCTACTCGGCCCGCTCGCCGCGACCTCGCTCGGGGTCGGGTTCGTGCCGGCGTACAAGGCGGGGGACGGACGGGCGCCGGCCGGACCGACGACCTGGGCGCAGAGCCCGCCGGACTTCCGGGGGCGCCGGGTCGACCTGGGGGTGCGGGACCGGCACCTCGGGCCCGGGGACCGGGTGCTGGTGGTCGACGACTGGGTGGCCACGGGCGCCCAACTCCAGGCCCTGTACGCGATCTGCGCCGCCCGGGGCGCCCGGGTCATCGGCACGTCCGCCGTGGTGGTCGACTGCCCGCCCGCCCTCGCCACCGAACTGCGGGTACGCGGCCTGGTCGACGCCGAGCGGCTCGGCTGA
- a CDS encoding septal ring lytic transglycosylase RlpA family protein, giving the protein MAGRHARTRFSSSPAAIAASAAVGLALVVGGTVGAVHLTSDEAASPTAAAETPADILAATPVAPTGSPSPSLSPSPSLSPSASPSPSASPRATRSQAVSRSKPRTAAPRPTATTKKAAPTSKAVDSGTCGASFYDEGQMTANGETFDPSALTAAHKTLAFDTKVRVTNPANGKSVTVRINDRGPFVAGRCLDLSRAAFAAIASVDLGELTVRYEVLG; this is encoded by the coding sequence GTGGCTGGCAGGCACGCCCGTACCCGCTTCTCCTCCTCGCCCGCCGCGATCGCGGCCAGCGCCGCCGTCGGCCTCGCGCTCGTCGTCGGCGGGACCGTCGGTGCCGTGCACCTGACCTCCGACGAGGCGGCCTCGCCGACGGCCGCCGCGGAGACCCCGGCGGACATCCTCGCCGCCACCCCGGTCGCGCCGACCGGGTCGCCCAGCCCCAGCCTCTCGCCCAGCCCCAGCCTCTCGCCCAGCGCCAGCCCGTCGCCCAGCGCCAGCCCGAGGGCCACCCGGAGTCAGGCCGTCTCCCGGAGCAAGCCGCGGACCGCCGCGCCGAGGCCGACCGCCACGACGAAGAAGGCGGCACCGACCAGCAAGGCCGTCGACAGCGGAACCTGCGGCGCGTCCTTCTACGACGAGGGGCAGATGACAGCCAACGGGGAGACCTTCGACCCGAGCGCCCTCACCGCCGCGCACAAGACGCTGGCGTTCGACACGAAGGTCCGGGTGACCAACCCGGCGAACGGAAAGTCCGTCACGGTGCGGATCAACGACCGCGGCCCGTTCGTCGCAGGCAGGTGTCTCGACCTGTCCCGAGCCGCGTTCGCGGCCATCGCGTCGGTCGACCTGGGCGAGCTGACCGTCCGGTACGAGGTGTTGGGCTGA